The stretch of DNA tgaccatgttactatgatggtttgcctttttcttttcagtgagattctctggtgatttgttgttcagataagttataaatttagattttttactgatgtccaccaaatatttcctgaatgcttgcttgatttaagtgaattgtattttggaattgatatgtcggcagcttgtaaaatggtgtcagtaaagaaggaatataatgtatctatatccgctgtgtttatgaactctgtgttattggctagctagcaagcatactttcaaatttctcccagttagcatctttatagttatatcttggaactttgtcttttgaaattctgtaggtctttgagttacattaaaagttatgatgatcggtaagtgatcacttcccaatgtatctttatatgtcgtccatCTACATTTTGGATACAACGTAGGAGATATGAAAGACAAATCTAtggcagatgccctgtgagtgacaatatcagggattctggtaacgctgccatcatctAAAAGGCTGATGTGCATGTGTCTGACCGCATGTGTgcacccatatgtgtgtgtgtgtgtatgtgtgtgtgtgttatgttgttacTCGTTATCTTTTTGCATTATACATCATCCCAAATTATTGTTTCTTTGGTACtactttttgttgttactgtaaaGTGCCTTGAGCATTGGAAGTCActaaatttccattattattattgtccctGTTCATTAAACTAAAGTCATGAACCACTGCGACACTCGTCGCtttacacaacaaaaaaatagattgattcattgactgatatggatacttacatagcgcctatcctcagtcggagaccaagcttttagtgctctacaaacacggggtcatttgcacaacaggctgcctacctgggtagagctaacTGACGGCTGCCTCTGGGCGCTCATCtttcatttcctgtgttattcaatcatatTTCACCAGGCCCCATCACAGATTCGAAactgggaccctcggattgaaagtccaacgatttaatcATACAGCTCATTGACGTGTTGACAATGTTCGAAAAAGTCATGAACTAAATGAAAAATTTTTTCCTAATTTCTTTGGGGGAAAGCTGGATATTATCACACAATACAAAtcaaaaataggaaaaacaacattATTAACTTCTAGGTGCAAAAAATGTCATACAAGGATTTATCCGCATACATGCATGAAATGGACCTGTTTCATTTCGGTCGAATGTGGGTTGgcttctttctctcatttgtaGTTGTATGTCGGTACAAAATTTAATGTCCCTCTTCCTAAATAATATTGTTCACAAAGAATACACAACTCCTGTTACAAGAAGGAGAGAAACATAGCTCACTCCACTCTTTTCCTCACCGTCTTTCTTTTTAATggatattcatacacacacagtgcaacacacacacacacacacacaccacaacaccaatcaccacaatatttttttaatctttgcatGACAAATTTTATTGAAAACTACACAACTGCACCAAATACacacttaaccacacacacagacacacgcacatatgcagtGTCTTTCTGTCAAACAATATATTGTATCATATCTTCTTGAAGATGACATCACTCTTCTCTTTCACAGTCTGAATCTCTAACTTGACAGGGCACTTTAATAAGTATGACAGCATTTCCTCTGAGTAACCAATGAGGAAGTACTGTTTGCGAGGAGTCAGTTGTTGGAAGACAAGCCCTGCAACAACCACAAGGTTGTGCCGCCGTTTGACAATCACCTCCGAAGCAAACAGTCCTGGCCATGTCCCCTTGATGAACTTTCTGATCAGTATGTCCTCAAATGTTCGTTCAGCGGCTCGGGCTCCAAAACCCTCTTTTGCCAAGTTGGCTGCAACAGGAGATTgcaagatatatttatgcaataATGCAATATTACAtggcactttttttgtttttcagactgAAAACAAAAGATATGTCTTATGTGTAATTATGAATTCTCCTTTGCCATCACCCATAcagtcattgcacacacacacatgcacacgcacacgcacacacacaccaccaccaacaaaacaa from Babylonia areolata isolate BAREFJ2019XMU chromosome 18, ASM4173473v1, whole genome shotgun sequence encodes:
- the LOC143292820 gene encoding small ribosomal subunit protein uS3m-like, coding for MAALYQAAVKLPTTPPVALLAFRGFQSTTCALKNIRAGVPKATINRDKPLTYEQAQAPYRIGVTKGWNSWHTANLAKEGFGARAAERTFEDILIRKFIKGTWPGLFASEVIVKRRHNLVVVAGLVFQQLTPRKQYFLIGYSEEMLSYLLKCPVKLEIQTVKEKSDVIFKKI